Below is a window of Myxococcus guangdongensis DNA.
CGCGTCCGACATGTGCGCCCTTGGGCTGGAATCCTTCGACGTTCTTCACGAAGTAGATGGACATGGGGCGTGGGTGACCCGAATGAGCGAGGCCCATGGAGGCCTCGGGGTCATGGACCGGTGCAACGTCCAGGCCCTGACGCCTCCGAGATGCGCCCCTCTGGTCCCTCCGTCCACCGCGCGGGGCTCAGCGTTGGGACGCAGTCCCGGACTGGGTGAGGAACACCTTGAACTGGAGTGAGACGAAGAGGGGCTTGGGCGGCGTGAAGCCCGCCTGCTCGAGCATGCTGGCCAGGGCCGCGTCGGACTCGATGGGCCTCACCTTGGCGTCGAAGAGCTTGCGACGATGGTCCAACTCCTCCCGGGAGATTCCATGGGCCCGCAGACAGCGGAACTCCACGTCCGTCAGCACCGGGTCCTTTCCGACGCGGCAACCGATGACGAGGGGCGCTCCGGGCTTGATCCGACGGGCCACCTCACGCAGCAGCTCCAGGCGGGCCGCGTCCCCTTCCACATGGTGAAGGATGCCCATCATCTGCGCGCCGTCGAACGGAGGACCCTCCGGAAGGCTCTTCAACTCCCCCACGTGGATGTGCGTGCGGGAGAGCAGTCCCTTGGTCTCCAGGCGCTTCCGGGCCACGTCGAGCATGGCCTCGGACGGGTCGATGCCCGTGAAGCGCCAGCCGGGGACATCGAAGCGAAGGTAGGGCACCAGCTCCGTCCCCGTGCCCAGGCCCACGGCGAGCAGGGAAGCGTCCTGCTGGCCATCGAGTCGGGAAGTCATGGCGCTGACCACCAGCTCGTACATGGCCTGGACGCCCGCGAGGCTGAGAGCGGCCTGGGCATCGTAGTGAGCGGCGCGGTCCGCGCCGAAGCCCGGAACGATGTGTTGGACGGAATGTGCGGAGTGGTCGTGGGCCATGACGGGTCCTCCAAAGTCGGATGAGTCTTTCGAGGATGCGCGGCCGAGCCGCCAGTCCAGTAGAGCGCGGATTCAGGCCATATCGGCTAATTGTCGAGCCGTTCGTGGGGAAGGTGCTTGCCGTGCCCACCTGGAAACTTGAGATCGGCCGACCTTGCAGGAGATGCCTGAAAGTGGAGCACAGACCAAGGCTGAGTTCGTAGTCTGTGCTCCTTGCTTCAGGAATCTAACTAAGCTGGATGATCGTGAGACCATCCTCATCTACCTCAAGCCGACTCACATTTCAGGGCGATTATCGAGGCGTCTGCGCGTCCTCTTCATTGAGTAGGTAGAAAACAGTGCCCTTGCCATGTTCTTTCTCAAGAAGGCTGTAGGCCTCGTCCAGGCTGGTCGCCATGATGGTCACCCGCTGTCCGGGGCGAGTAGGGTCTTGAGTCCAAATCATTGCTTTGTACTCTTTCAATTTCTTCTGGGGCATGTCTGTGCAGTCCTGGTGCGAGAGATGCAGTTCCACAAGGACAAGGGACTTCGATGATGGCTCCCTGTTATTGGAGGGCTTCGTTGGTTTGGGCGATGGTCGGCACGGCGTGAACGGGGAAAGGCAAGGTGCGCTGGTTCCCGCGTCGAAGACATGGCCCGCAGTTCCTGGAGAGATACTGGGGCACTTCTCCAGGAACACGGAAGAGAGTTTTCGATGTTGCATATGTGTTCATGGAGAAGTGGGTTGACAGGTGTTGGTGCACCTATTGCTTGACGAAATAGCCAGCTTTGTCTGGGTCCGCCGAGATGGCAACGCGGCCACCTTGTTCTTCTATATAGGGGATCCATTTCGTTTGTCCCCGACCCATCCAATCAGGCGTGAAGCCATCGAAAACGATGGCCGTCCCCGCTGTATCGGTAATAGCTGTCCAACGCCCTTCTTCCCGTTGGGGCTGCTCATTCTGAGTGAATGTGTGAAGATATGTTCCATCCTCTCTGAGGATGATGGTTCCATTGATTTCTCGCGAGTTGGCAATATATGTGCCAATGAGGGATGCGGTCGAGTGCCGGGGCTTCGAGCGTTCTTGGGGGCACGCGAAAATGAATGCCAGGAGAAGCGAGAGCGACAGATAGCGAAGGTTCATGGCGGCTTGCGACACAGGGCACGGTCTATGGTTCCGACTCCGGCATATTCTGGTCCTTCGGAGGGATTCCTGGCAAGGGCTCTCTCCAGGTGAAGGTCTGGTAGGTGTTGCCAAAGGGTAATCCCCAATTGGGGAAATCAATCCTGGCGCGCACTGCGAGCGTGTAAAGGAAGATTCTCAGTATTGGATTCTTCGCGTCCAGAATTGGCCACCGCTCCCAATTCGGGGTGGTGTTTTTGACGCCGGTGTCTAGGTTGTTGCGTCGGGCGGATGTGAGTGATGTGGCATTGAATAGGGTGACCGTCATTGATTTCTGATCGGGATGCGGCTTGAAACTGGCTCCGTGGGTGCCAATCCAGAACGGATAGTGCATTCCGTCGGGGTTGCTGACTCGAAGGATAGCGTCTTCGTATCGGCCACCAAGTATGCTTGCATTTTCGTATCGCTTGCGTGCTGTGCGATAGTCTGGCGTGTCCCTCATGAGTCTGGCGGGAAGGGAGCCGTCTTCATAGTTTGTGTTGACTGGTCCGATGCCTGTGACCCAGGTAAGAATGAGCTTGGCTGCGAAGATTGTGCCGATTGGCTTGAGGGCGACAGGGACGTCATAGCCTGCCATGATTGAGGTGAGATCAGACTCATGCGTCCGCTCGTCCTCTTTTGAGAATGATGCCAGGGGGGATACTTGGCCGCGAGCGCTAGGGCCGGAACTCTGTCCGATGTCATTCGTGTGATGGGCATCGGGCTGGGTCTTCGCGTCGTCGAGCGACTGGACGCTGGGGACCTTGAAGTCGGTGTTGGGCAGGAACAGCGAGGGGCCCTGCATGGACAGGTGCCGCTCCAGGGCGCTCGTGATGAAGCTCTGGTTTGACTGCGGCGCCCCCGTCCAACCTGGGCCCCAGCTGCTGACCAGGCTCCCTCCGTAGGGTGTGAATCCGCTGGGGTCGGTGTAGCGGATGGGGTTGTTGAGGACGTACGAGTATGCGTTGTAGGCCTGAGCGGAGCCCGGCTCGGCGATGACTGGGTCTACGCTGAGGAACTTCATCATCCTCGGGTCGTAGATGCGCCCCCGCATGTTGATGAGGCCCAGCTCGTCGTCCTGCTCGTGTCCCGTGTAGCCCTGGCGCGCGCCCGTGTGGCTTGTTGTGGAGGCCTGCGCAAGGTTCGTCGCCTGGCGCCTGCCACCGAAGGGCTCGTACTTGATGCGCTCGAGTACCGTGCCCGAGGCATCCGTCACCGTGTCGGGGCTTCCCTGCGGGTCGTTGAGGAAGTAGCGAGTGGACTCGGACGTCGAGCCCTCCTGCCACGACAGCTCGGCGACGACGCCCTCGGGGCTGGGGATGCTGACGACGTGGGTGACCGTCAGCCCCTGCTTGCGGCGCTGGTAGAGTCCGCCGACGTAGAGGGTCTCCACCGAGCCATCACTGGCGCGCTTGCGGACACGGGTGCCGGAGGCGTCGTAGTCGAAGCGGACGGTGCCGCTCGACGAGGTGATGCTCTCGGGCAGATTGGAGGGCGCGTACTGCACCTCCCGCACGAGCGTGCCCTGCGCGTCGCGCATCGCGATTTGGTTGCCGCGGTGGTCGTATTCGTACGTGAAGGACTCGGCGCCGAGCTGGGCCTGCTTGACGGCGTGAGGCCCTCCCGAGGTGCCGCCGGTGTACTGGAAGCTCGCGGCGGACTCCGAGCCGGAGACGGGCGAGCGGCTGAGCATGTTGCCGAGCTTGTCGTACTGGAACTGCACGTCGAGCGTCTGGCAGTTCTGCTGGACCTTCCATCGCTCAAGTCGGTCGAGCGCGTCGTACGTGTACTTCTGCGTGACGCCGAGCATGAGGTCGTGTCGCGAAGCGAGATTGTCGTTGTAGGTATAGTCGTAGGCGAGGCTCTGGATTTTGTTGCCGTCGTGGCGAGCCTCCTGATAGCGCAGCAGCCCTTGGCTGTCGTACTGGAAGCTCCTCGCAACGCCATTGCCGTAATGGGCCGTCTTGAGTCGACCCACGCTGTCTCGCGCGTACGCTCGCCAGTAGATGGCAAACGGGCTTGAAATGTTCGTCGAGTAGATGGTCGCGAGACTCCCTTGATTCGTGAAGGAGTACCCCAATGTCATGGGCACTCCATTGCGCGCGACCGGGTAGGTGAGCCGTTTCACTCGCCCGAAGTCGTCGTATTCGCGACTCATCACCAATGTCTCGCCGCCCACTCTCAAAGCAGTGTCCGTCTCGCGTCCGAAGGGGTCGTACACATGGTCCTTGATGACGATTCCATCAGGGTTACCAACAGGCGTACGGGTCGTGCGCGACAGTCGTCGCATCGCGCCTGGACCACTGTCATAGACGTAGTCCAAGCGCTCCTTCTCGTTGGTCGCCGACAGGACCCGCCCCAGGAGGTCGCGCTGATACGTAGTCGTCAGCCGCCCTGCCGTCCCAGACGGAGCGTCAGACTGACTCTTGAGCTCGCCAAAGGCGTTGTAGAGGAAGAGTCTTGTTCCCGCGCTGGGGTCGACCGTGCGCTCCAGTCGTCCAGACGCATCGTAGAAATGGGAACTCCGGTTCCCAGAGGGGTCGTCAACGTGTTCCAGGCGACCAAAGGGGCCATAGGTGTAGGCCATGGTTGCTTCCAGGGCCGTTCCTGGCGCCTCGGTTGCTCGGGTCATCAATCCGCGATAGTCGACGAGCGTCCGCTTCATCTGCCCGGCCGCGTCGATTGA
It encodes the following:
- a CDS encoding class I SAM-dependent methyltransferase, with product MAHDHSAHSVQHIVPGFGADRAAHYDAQAALSLAGVQAMYELVVSAMTSRLDGQQDASLLAVGLGTGTELVPYLRFDVPGWRFTGIDPSEAMLDVARKRLETKGLLSRTHIHVGELKSLPEGPPFDGAQMMGILHHVEGDAARLELLREVARRIKPGAPLVIGCRVGKDPVLTDVEFRCLRAHGISREELDHRRKLFDAKVRPIESDAALASMLEQAGFTPPKPLFVSLQFKVFLTQSGTASQR